In Massilia antarctica, the following are encoded in one genomic region:
- a CDS encoding DUF4255 domain-containing protein: MIEAAIDHLAQQLNQFLRRSHKLTDDIVVVSNIIGQNGAIAPHIANKVVICLTNIEKDTLPQQALAPSAGAARTAVLSRPLFLNLYVVVAANFSDKNYPEALRFISSAISFFQRTPVFDHQVTPDLDDRIERLLLDIENLKTHELSNLWTMLSGRYLPSVMYKVRMITVGGGDITRQVGTVAEPVTKVGH, encoded by the coding sequence ATGATTGAGGCCGCTATCGATCATCTCGCGCAGCAGCTCAATCAGTTCTTGCGGCGCAGCCACAAGCTGACCGACGATATCGTGGTGGTCTCGAACATCATCGGCCAGAATGGCGCCATCGCACCGCACATCGCCAACAAGGTGGTGATCTGCCTGACCAATATCGAGAAAGACACCTTGCCCCAGCAGGCCTTGGCGCCCAGCGCCGGCGCCGCCCGCACGGCGGTGTTGAGCCGGCCGCTGTTCCTCAACCTGTACGTGGTGGTCGCCGCCAATTTCAGCGATAAAAACTATCCCGAGGCACTGCGCTTCATTTCCAGCGCCATCAGTTTTTTCCAGCGTACGCCGGTGTTCGACCATCAGGTCACACCCGATCTCGACGATCGCATCGAACGGCTCCTGCTCGATATCGAAAACCTCAAGACCCATGAGCTGAGCAATCTCTGGACCATGCTCAGCGGGCGCTACCTGCCCTCCGTCATGTACAAGGTGCGCATGATCACCGTGGGCGGTGGCGACATCACCCGCCAGGTCGGCACGGTGGCCGAACCGGTCACCAAGGTAGGCCACTGA
- a CDS encoding phage tail sheath family protein: MAQYKTPGVYIVEQNAFPNSVVEVATAVPAFIGHTQIADYKGSSLTNKAMRISSMAEFEAHFGGPPSPVFTFAKIERQDDADFSAAAPLAAEGAAPGVAGAAGAAGAAGAAGAAGAAGTEDPALREKATTARAAADKAKAAHEADTENAEKKTAYDDAETIAVEADTQAKNSAKQGAAPVKAGDAPDLATVAKTAAAKATDLRQKAKLAKDALDAATEAEKVAKTQAYTDADRAATDAEKEAAAAATTADVAAAAAAATADIVANAQKLKAEKARALAPYKLTKTGGKHLLYNSMKLFFQNGGGACHIVSVGDYNAMPDGDALQAGIDVLLKEQEPTMLVIPEAVLLAKNDCYALQVQMLMHCGYKMKSRFAILDVYDGDKELNDGPVNEFREGVGTSFLAFGAAYYPWVNTTIVAAKDLDFTYFDADNRAKLKDLLSNDLASVLYADTSKSPAARIKATQVGKTLDAIVQDWKKVEDGAERLHQIATVHNTLVAISPLYSRILLAVQRKLNLLPPSAAMAGLYTMVDNTRGVWKAPANVSLAAVTSPSVNITHDDQEDLNVSTTGKSVNAIRTFIGEGTLVWGARTLDGNSLDWRYINVRRTMIMLEESLRLASKAYVFEPNVANTWVTIKSMARNFLTGIWKRGGLAGASPDDAFSVAVGLNETMTAEDILEGILRVTILVAVSRPAEFIEITFQQQMQKS; this comes from the coding sequence ATGGCGCAATATAAAACTCCCGGGGTCTACATCGTTGAGCAGAACGCATTCCCCAACTCGGTGGTCGAGGTCGCGACCGCGGTGCCCGCCTTTATCGGCCATACGCAGATCGCCGATTACAAGGGTTCTTCCCTGACCAACAAGGCCATGCGGATCAGCTCGATGGCCGAATTCGAGGCCCACTTCGGCGGTCCCCCATCACCGGTGTTCACGTTCGCCAAGATCGAGCGCCAGGACGATGCCGATTTTTCGGCCGCCGCACCGCTGGCGGCGGAAGGCGCTGCCCCTGGCGTCGCCGGGGCTGCTGGTGCTGCTGGTGCTGCTGGTGCTGCTGGTGCTGCCGGGGCGGCCGGAACCGAAGATCCCGCCTTGCGCGAGAAGGCGACAACGGCCAGAGCCGCCGCCGACAAGGCCAAGGCAGCGCATGAAGCCGACACTGAAAATGCCGAGAAGAAAACCGCGTACGACGATGCGGAAACCATAGCGGTCGAGGCCGATACGCAAGCCAAAAACAGTGCCAAACAGGGCGCGGCCCCGGTAAAAGCCGGCGATGCGCCCGACCTCGCCACCGTCGCCAAAACCGCCGCCGCCAAGGCGACGGATCTGCGCCAGAAGGCGAAACTTGCCAAGGACGCGCTCGACGCAGCCACGGAAGCGGAGAAAGTCGCCAAAACCCAGGCCTACACTGATGCGGACCGTGCCGCCACGGACGCCGAGAAAGAGGCCGCTGCCGCCGCCACCACCGCCGATGTCGCCGCTGCAGCCGCCGCGGCCACCGCCGACATCGTCGCCAATGCGCAGAAACTCAAGGCGGAAAAAGCGCGTGCGCTCGCGCCTTACAAACTGACCAAGACCGGCGGCAAGCACCTGCTTTACAACAGCATGAAACTGTTCTTCCAGAACGGCGGCGGCGCCTGCCACATCGTCTCGGTGGGCGACTACAACGCCATGCCCGATGGCGATGCCTTGCAGGCCGGCATCGATGTCTTGCTGAAGGAACAGGAACCGACCATGCTGGTCATTCCGGAAGCCGTGCTGCTGGCCAAAAACGACTGCTACGCACTGCAAGTCCAGATGTTGATGCATTGCGGCTACAAGATGAAGAGCCGTTTCGCCATCCTCGACGTGTATGACGGCGACAAGGAATTGAACGACGGCCCCGTCAACGAGTTCCGCGAAGGGGTGGGTACCAGTTTCCTGGCCTTCGGCGCCGCCTATTATCCATGGGTCAACACCACCATCGTGGCCGCCAAGGACCTCGATTTCACCTATTTCGATGCCGACAACCGGGCCAAGCTCAAGGACCTGCTCAGCAACGACCTGGCCAGCGTGCTGTACGCCGACACCAGCAAGAGCCCGGCGGCGCGGATCAAGGCCACCCAGGTGGGCAAGACCCTGGACGCCATCGTGCAGGACTGGAAAAAGGTCGAGGACGGCGCCGAGCGTCTGCACCAGATCGCCACCGTGCACAACACCCTGGTGGCGATCAGCCCCCTGTATTCGCGCATCTTGCTGGCCGTGCAGCGCAAGCTGAACCTGCTGCCGCCGAGCGCCGCGATGGCCGGCCTGTACACCATGGTCGACAATACGCGCGGGGTCTGGAAGGCGCCGGCCAACGTCAGCCTGGCGGCGGTGACCTCGCCCTCGGTCAACATCACCCACGACGACCAGGAAGACCTGAACGTCAGCACCACCGGCAAATCGGTCAATGCGATCCGCACCTTCATCGGCGAAGGCACCCTGGTATGGGGCGCGCGCACCCTCGACGGCAATAGCCTGGACTGGCGCTACATCAACGTGCGGCGCACCATGATCATGCTGGAAGAGTCGCTGCGCCTGGCCAGCAAGGCCTATGTGTTCGAACCGAACGTGGCCAATACCTGGGTCACCATCAAGAGCATGGCGCGCAATTTCCTGACCGGCATCTGGAAGCGCGGCGGCCTGGCCGGCGCCAGTCCGGACGATGCCTTCAGCGTCGCGGTCGGCCTGAACGAAACCATGACCGCCGAGGATATCCTCGAGGGCATCCTGCGCGTCACCATTCTGGTGGCGGTCAGCCGGCCGGCCGAATTCATCGAGATCACCTTCCAGCAGCAGATGCAAAAATCCTGA
- a CDS encoding phage tail protein, whose product MADDGSKQSTAVWPLPKFYFQVKWDSQVMSFQEISGLDIQSEEIKYRHGDSPEFSVIKMPGLKKVGNVTMKKGVFKSDNKFWDWFNQIKMNTIKRVPVTISLLDETGAPTMVWTLANAWPTKITGTDLKAEGNEASIETIEIVHEGLTIANA is encoded by the coding sequence ATGGCAGATGATGGCTCAAAACAATCAACAGCGGTATGGCCGCTCCCCAAGTTCTATTTCCAGGTGAAATGGGATTCCCAGGTCATGTCGTTCCAGGAAATCAGCGGGCTCGATATCCAGTCCGAGGAAATCAAGTACCGCCACGGCGACAGTCCCGAATTTTCGGTGATCAAGATGCCCGGCCTGAAGAAGGTCGGCAACGTGACCATGAAAAAAGGGGTGTTCAAGTCGGACAACAAGTTCTGGGACTGGTTCAACCAGATCAAGATGAACACCATCAAGCGCGTGCCGGTGACCATCAGCCTGCTCGACGAAACCGGGGCCCCGACCATGGTCTGGACCCTGGCCAACGCCTGGCCGACCAAGATCACCGGCACCGATCTCAAGGCCGAGGGCAACGAGGCATCGATCGAAACGATCGAGATCGTGCACGAGGGCTTGACCATCGCTAACGCCTAA
- a CDS encoding phage tail protein, which produces MLDPLSLLTSDGYQPSAFYFKVMFGATLGLADTSFKEVSGISAELETETVIEGGENRYVHTLPTHYKTRSLQLKRGIAPMTSPLVLWCRSVFEGDFVLPILAQPLVVCLMNADGLPIRSWSFANAYPLKWEVEGFGSEKNEVAIENITLSYNYSNRLT; this is translated from the coding sequence ATGCTCGATCCGCTATCCTTGCTGACGTCGGACGGCTACCAGCCGTCCGCTTTCTACTTCAAGGTCATGTTCGGGGCGACCCTGGGGCTGGCCGACACCTCGTTCAAGGAGGTGTCGGGCATTTCCGCGGAACTGGAAACGGAAACCGTGATCGAGGGCGGCGAGAACCGCTACGTGCATACCCTGCCGACCCACTACAAGACACGCAGCCTGCAGCTCAAGCGCGGCATCGCCCCGATGACCTCGCCCCTGGTGCTGTGGTGCCGCTCAGTGTTCGAGGGCGATTTCGTTCTCCCCATCCTGGCCCAGCCGCTCGTGGTGTGCCTGATGAATGCCGATGGCTTGCCGATCCGCTCCTGGAGTTTCGCCAACGCCTATCCGCTCAAGTGGGAAGTCGAGGGCTTCGGCTCGGAAAAGAACGAAGTCGCGATCGAAAACATTACCCTCAGTTATAACTATTCCAACCGATTGACCTGA
- a CDS encoding DUF5908 family protein — translation MPIEINQLNIKSNVVQGAGAAGAARAQEAAPVKKDTCVPGGPQLGADDKTVAQRTRLLRDAINQMQER, via the coding sequence ATGCCCATTGAAATCAATCAATTGAACATCAAGTCGAACGTGGTGCAGGGCGCGGGGGCCGCGGGCGCCGCGCGCGCCCAGGAAGCGGCGCCCGTCAAGAAAGACACTTGCGTGCCGGGCGGCCCGCAACTGGGCGCCGACGACAAGACCGTGGCCCAGCGCACCCGCCTGCTGCGCGACGCCATCAACCAGATGCAGGAGCGCTAG
- a CDS encoding CIS tube protein, translated as MGGISLGSKNLLKISPCDADGGDIAGPFFEVQINPASYQHRLSVQYNQCPTLGQPGATPKFSAVNPEKLTLPQLILDGTGVVSLFSADASSPMSAGLSPSVTEMLTALRTLVYDYQGDIHEPNVLRFVWGDMNFVGVVESMDIDYTLFKPSGQPLRAKVTLGVLAMASPKKIAQIANPSSPDLSHLVAVRAGDTLPLLCERIYADPGYYMEVARVNGLVGFRALTPGMLLRFPPIN; from the coding sequence ATGGGCGGCATCAGCCTCGGCTCGAAAAACCTGCTCAAGATTTCGCCGTGCGATGCGGATGGGGGCGACATCGCCGGCCCCTTCTTCGAGGTGCAGATCAATCCGGCCAGCTACCAGCATCGCCTGAGCGTGCAGTACAACCAATGCCCGACCCTGGGCCAGCCGGGCGCCACGCCCAAGTTCAGCGCAGTCAATCCGGAAAAGCTGACCTTGCCGCAACTGATACTCGACGGTACCGGCGTGGTGTCGCTGTTCAGCGCCGATGCCAGTTCGCCGATGAGCGCCGGCCTCAGTCCCAGCGTCACCGAGATGCTGACCGCCCTGCGCACCCTGGTCTACGATTACCAGGGCGACATTCATGAACCGAACGTGCTGCGCTTTGTCTGGGGCGACATGAATTTCGTCGGGGTGGTCGAGTCGATGGACATCGATTACACCCTGTTCAAGCCCAGCGGCCAACCCTTGCGCGCCAAGGTCACCCTGGGCGTGCTGGCCATGGCCAGCCCCAAGAAAATCGCGCAGATCGCCAACCCCAGCTCACCCGACCTGTCGCACCTGGTGGCGGTGCGCGCGGGCGACACCCTGCCCCTGTTATGCGAGCGCATCTACGCCGATCCCGGCTATTACATGGAAGTGGCGCGGGTTAACGGCCTGGTCGGCTTTCGCGCCCTGACACCCGGCATGCTGCTGCGCTTTCCTCCGATTAACTGA
- the vgrG gene encoding type VI secretion system tip protein VgrG: MCPPPDSVSAPAPAAGPPSPALASKGVFKLVVKSGGAALPDSMRVIAVEVSRSVNKLSQARVYVADGDMAAKTFAVSDAKELVPGALIDIEAGYGSTTTPIFSGIVIKHAIRIDAGNRVRVCIECRHPAFALTLSRNNKNHVDSTDSDAITALLTGCGTVDVAETTSKYHGLVQYYSSDWDFLLARAEANGLLVITGDKSVTVKPPATSATAVLSLTYGTDIMRFEAEIDARSQYAKVTGVSWDPATQKIATQDATPADLSLQGNLDAATLGKVGAVPALRLQTPAPLDTAALTAWTKARQLKAALARVRGSMAFQGSALALPGTLIDLKGVGARFSGKVFVSSVEHHIADGNWITDVDFGLDPEWGGARQGGAGEAASGLMPGATGLHIGKVAKLDADPAGENRIQVTLPVLEDDAGGVWARLASAYGSDKVGAFFIPEIGDEVVVAYLNNDPSNPVVIASLYSSMRAPPYGLTAENYTKAIVTKGLLKVEFDDEKKVISLLTPAGNKVVMSDDAKSIVATDQNGNTVTLSDKGILLDSASDIVLTAKAKITITAGSDMALKASKDMTQDGENVTVKAGMGMVAKGATSAEFSAGGQTTIKGATVNIN; encoded by the coding sequence ATGTGTCCACCACCCGATTCCGTCTCCGCCCCCGCGCCCGCCGCCGGTCCGCCCTCGCCCGCCCTCGCCAGCAAGGGCGTGTTCAAGCTGGTCGTCAAGAGCGGCGGCGCGGCGCTGCCGGACAGCATGCGGGTCATCGCGGTGGAAGTCTCCCGAAGCGTCAACAAGCTCTCGCAGGCGCGCGTGTACGTGGCCGACGGCGACATGGCGGCCAAGACCTTCGCGGTCAGCGATGCCAAGGAACTGGTGCCGGGGGCGCTCATCGACATCGAAGCCGGCTACGGCAGCACCACCACGCCGATCTTTTCCGGCATCGTCATCAAGCACGCCATCCGCATCGACGCCGGCAATCGGGTGCGCGTGTGCATCGAATGCCGCCACCCGGCCTTTGCGCTGACCTTAAGCCGCAACAACAAGAACCACGTCGACAGCACCGACAGCGATGCCATCACGGCGCTGCTGACAGGTTGCGGCACTGTCGACGTCGCCGAGACCACCAGCAAGTATCACGGACTGGTGCAGTACTACAGCAGCGACTGGGATTTCCTGCTGGCGCGCGCCGAAGCGAACGGCTTGCTGGTCATCACCGGCGACAAGTCCGTCACGGTCAAGCCACCCGCCACCAGCGCCACGGCCGTGCTGAGCCTGACCTACGGCACCGACATCATGCGCTTCGAGGCCGAGATCGATGCCCGCTCCCAGTACGCCAAGGTGACCGGCGTGAGCTGGGACCCCGCCACCCAAAAAATTGCGACCCAGGATGCCACCCCCGCCGACCTGAGCTTGCAGGGCAACCTGGATGCGGCCACCTTGGGCAAGGTCGGTGCGGTCCCGGCCTTGCGCCTGCAAACCCCGGCGCCGCTGGACACGGCCGCGCTCACGGCCTGGACCAAGGCGCGCCAGCTCAAGGCCGCCCTGGCGCGGGTGCGCGGCAGCATGGCCTTCCAGGGCAGCGCCCTGGCCCTGCCCGGCACCCTGATCGATCTCAAGGGCGTGGGGGCACGCTTCAGCGGCAAGGTGTTCGTCAGCTCGGTCGAGCATCACATCGCCGACGGCAACTGGATCACCGATGTCGACTTCGGCCTCGACCCCGAGTGGGGCGGCGCACGCCAGGGTGGCGCCGGCGAAGCCGCGTCCGGCCTGATGCCAGGCGCCACCGGCCTGCACATCGGCAAGGTCGCCAAGCTCGATGCCGATCCGGCCGGCGAGAACCGCATCCAGGTCACCTTGCCGGTGCTGGAGGACGATGCGGGCGGCGTCTGGGCGCGCCTGGCCAGCGCCTACGGCTCGGACAAGGTGGGTGCCTTCTTCATTCCCGAGATCGGCGACGAGGTGGTGGTCGCCTATCTCAACAACGACCCGTCCAACCCGGTGGTCATCGCCAGCCTGTACAGCAGCATGCGCGCCCCGCCGTACGGATTGACGGCTGAAAACTATACCAAGGCGATCGTCACCAAGGGTTTGCTCAAGGTCGAGTTCGACGACGAGAAAAAGGTCATCAGCCTGCTCACGCCGGCCGGCAACAAGGTCGTCATGAGCGACGATGCCAAATCCATCGTCGCCACCGACCAGAACGGCAACACCGTCACGCTCAGCGACAAAGGCATCCTGCTCGACAGCGCCTCCGACATCGTGCTCACCGCCAAGGCCAAGATCACCATCACGGCCGGCAGCGACATGGCGCTCAAGGCCAGCAAGGACATGACCCAGGACGGCGAGAACGTCACCGTCAAGGCCGGCATGGGAATGGTCGCGAAAGGCGCGACCAGCGCCGAATTCTCGGCCGGCGGCCAGACCACCATCAAGGGAGCGACCGTGAACATCAACTGA
- a CDS encoding PAAR domain-containing protein, with protein sequence MPPAARQTDMHVCPMQTPAVPSPIPHVGGPVIGPGIPAVKIGGLVAAVVGDKCTCVGQPDEISKGSTTVFIGGKAAARMGDPCQHGGTIMLGCPTVMIGG encoded by the coding sequence ATGCCGCCCGCCGCCCGCCAGACCGATATGCACGTGTGCCCCATGCAGACCCCCGCCGTCCCGTCCCCGATTCCGCATGTGGGCGGCCCGGTGATCGGCCCGGGCATTCCCGCCGTCAAGATCGGCGGCCTGGTGGCCGCCGTGGTGGGCGACAAATGCACCTGCGTCGGCCAGCCGGACGAGATCTCGAAAGGCTCGACCACGGTCTTCATCGGCGGCAAGGCGGCCGCGCGCATGGGCGACCCGTGCCAGCATGGCGGCACCATCATGCTCGGCTGCCCCACTGTCATGATCGGCGGATAA
- a CDS encoding GPW/gp25 family protein, whose protein sequence is MSIDQSFLGRGWSFPPAFAKSAGPYSAGGQAAMVSGDDDIVQSLHILLSTAPGERVMRPTFGCGIKLHVFDSISYNTLTEIKGMIAHAILFFEPRVTLEQITVSDAAIEQGRLDIHLVYTVRLTNTRSNMVYPFYFVEGTNATL, encoded by the coding sequence ATGAGCATCGACCAATCCTTCCTCGGGCGCGGCTGGTCCTTTCCGCCGGCGTTCGCCAAATCGGCGGGGCCGTACAGCGCCGGCGGCCAGGCGGCGATGGTGTCGGGCGACGACGATATCGTCCAGAGCCTGCACATCCTGCTGTCGACCGCGCCGGGCGAGCGGGTCATGCGCCCCACCTTCGGCTGCGGCATCAAGCTGCATGTGTTCGACAGCATCAGCTACAACACCCTGACCGAAATCAAGGGCATGATCGCGCACGCCATCCTGTTTTTCGAGCCGCGCGTCACGCTCGAGCAGATCACGGTCAGCGACGCCGCCATCGAGCAGGGCCGGCTCGACATCCACCTGGTCTACACGGTGCGCCTGACCAATACGCGCAGCAATATGGTCTACCCGTTCTACTTCGTCGAAGGCACCAATGCCACCCTTTGA